A part of Amycolatopsis lurida genomic DNA contains:
- a CDS encoding TetR/AcrR family transcriptional regulator C-terminal domain-containing protein, with translation MARKGSLDLAKITEAAVELLNEAGLAELSTRRLAAKLGVSSPTLYWHVKDKAELLDLVAEAICADAFEIDRSLPWRDQLASGLRQFRALLSRHRDAAALLRERPPTGPHRLGHIETTVRILLEAGFSEEDTAGISRLLTAHVLASVDSLPARRPDEGFLERLAAYPHASRLGPAFATQSGEDVFDLGIEVILDGLEARSSGP, from the coding sequence GTGGCACGTAAAGGCTCGCTGGACCTCGCCAAGATCACCGAGGCGGCCGTCGAACTACTCAACGAAGCCGGTCTCGCCGAATTGAGCACCAGACGGCTCGCGGCGAAGCTCGGCGTCAGCTCGCCGACGCTGTACTGGCACGTGAAGGACAAGGCGGAGTTACTGGACCTCGTCGCCGAAGCGATCTGCGCCGACGCCTTCGAGATCGATCGATCGTTGCCGTGGCGCGACCAGCTCGCGAGTGGGCTCCGCCAGTTCCGCGCACTGCTGTCGCGCCATCGGGACGCGGCCGCACTGCTGCGCGAGCGGCCGCCGACCGGACCGCACCGGCTGGGCCATATCGAGACGACGGTGCGGATTCTGCTGGAGGCGGGATTCTCCGAAGAGGACACCGCCGGAATCTCACGACTGCTCACCGCACACGTGCTCGCTTCGGTGGACTCACTTCCCGCACGGAGGCCGGACGAAGGGTTTCTCGAGAGGCTCGCGGCCTATCCCCATGCGAGCAGGCTGGGGCCGGCCTTCGCGACACAGAGCGGCGAGGACGTCTTCGACCTGGGTATCGAGGTGATCCTCGACGGGCTCGAAGCGCGGTCAAGTGGGCCCTGA